The region AAACCCCTCTAATGACAAAAGTTTATCTAAAGTTAAATCAAACAAATCAACAACACTTTTCACAAGCCCAGATGCAAAAAGAGCCTCTACTATTTTATTTCCTAAGCCGTCTATATTTAGACATGACTTAGATGCGAAGTAGATAATAGAGTTTACCACCCTAGCCTCACACTCTAAGTTTTGGCACTTTAGTAAAACACCTTCATTTAAAAGTTCACTATCACATACAGGGCACTTTGTTGGACGAGTATAAGTTGCTTCACTTCCATCTCTTTGTTGAGTCAAAACTTTTATGATTTTAGGTATAACATCGCCACTTCTAAGAATAATGACTTTATCATTTAAACGAATATCTTTTCTATCTATCTCATCAAAATTATGGAGAGTTGCACGCTCAACTATAACTCCATCAATATCTGTAGGTTCAACTTGCGCCACAGGAGTTACAACACCGCTACGACCAACTTGTAAAACAATATCTTTTATAGTCGTTATCTTCTCTACTGCTGGAAATTTATAAGCTACTGAAAAACGAGGATTTTTAACTGTATAACCCATATCTATCTGAGATGCAATTTCATTTACTTTTATAACCATTCCATCGAGCATCATTGTGTAACTATCTCTATTGTTTTTCATAACTTCATAAATAGACTCGATCTCTTCATAGCCTTTACAAGTTGCACTATCAGGCGGTTTTCTAAATCCAAGTTCATATATATAAGCCATTTTTTCACTAAGTAGTTTATGTTCTAAAGTATCCACACCAACACCATAGGGCAAAAACACCAAGTTTCTAGATGCTGTAATGCTAGAATCTAGTTGTCGTAAACTTCCAGCTGCCGCATTTCTAGGATTTGCAAAAACTGCTTCACCAGATTTCAATCTTGCTTCATTTATTTTGTCAAACTCATCTTTAAAGATGACTACTTCACCACGGATTTCTATACGCCCAAAATGCTCTATAGTAAGTGGAATAGAACGAATTGTTTTTACATTTTGAGTGATTAATTCACCAACTTCCCCATCTCCGCGAGTGATACCTTGAATAAGTTTACCATCTTCATATATGAGGTTTAGAGATGCACCATCAAATTTTGGCTCACAATAAAAGCTTATATTTTCATCAAGTTTATAAGTTTTTTTAAGCCATTTTTTTAAACCATCCGAATCAAATATATCTTCTAATGACCACATACGAGATAGATGAGAAGCTTTTGTAAAACCACTAGATATCACATCTCCAACTCTTTGGGTTGGCGAAGATGCTAAGATGTTTTGTTGATTTTTTTGCTCATACTCAAACACTTTATGATAAAGCTTGTCATAGACTTCATCAGTAGTTATTGGATCATCGAGTACGTAGTAGTGATGAGAGTAGATATTTAGCTCTTCAACTGCTTTTTTATAATCTTGTAAATTCATATCGCAATTCTATCTTATAGTAAATTTATATACGCTGTTTTTTTGAGATTAAAGCTTTTACTAACGATTTTTTTATTGAGAGATATGAGTCTTTATTTTGAATCAATATCTTCTCTTGAGCTTTTAACTCTCTAAGTCCATTTTCCATTTCACGCTCTAGTTTAATGTACTTATCTATGTTTTTTCTACTAATCTCTTTAGCACTTAATTTTTCTAAAGATTTTTTCATAAGTATTATGTTTTGCTTTATTTTTTCTATGTTTTTTTTAATTTTATCTTTAATATTTTTATTTTCAGATCTTTGTGAAGAGTCAATAAGCTCTGCTAAACTTCTACTTTCTTTTACTATTTTATCTGACAATTTTTTCTTCTCTTTTTTGTAAAGATTATTAAATTCTACTGGAGAGAGGTCATTTATAAACAATTTTAAAATTTGATTGTCAAGAATATGCAACTCTTTTTGAAGTTTTTGTATAGATGTTTTTGTTCTTGTATAAACTTTTACTATTGAGAGCATTGAAATTACATTCCACTTTAAACCTTTATCGGTTTCTAGTGATGGAACTTTGTATTTTTCTCCATTTAGTATAACTATGTTTAAAGAGTAATATTTTAAAAAATCTATCATATACTCATTTGAGATAGAAATTTCATTTAGTACAAACTCAGATATAGACTCAAAAACATCATTAAAATGAATTCTAAACACATAACCGCTAAAACCTTTTAAAAACTCTTTTGAATGATCAAATTCACTTAGCAATTGATTTATTATTAGCTCATGAATGTATCCAAAAACATTGTTTTCATAAAGATTATTGTCTATTTTTTCTTCTATAAAATAAGTTTGAACAAACTGAGAAACAATTAAGTCAAAAAAACTTTTAACTTCTTCTTTTGAGAAGTATTCATCATAAAAATCATCAAGTTCATCTTTATTTATACCATTAAATCTACTTGCTATTGTTTTAACTTCACTAGAGCTAACTTTATTTCTTTTTTTTTCATTAAATATTTTTATAAAAATATGATCTTGTTTTATGACAATAATATCACTAACTTTTAACTTTAGTGACTTTCTTATTGCAATACGAATAAACTCTTTTGTATCTACAATTTTTTCTTGAGCATCTTCTATAAGTTCATAGATGCCATCTTTAAGCATACTCTCGAGTATAATAATTTGATTTTTTTTGTACTCAACTAAATCATCATTATCTCTAATTAAATATATTATTTGTTTTTCTAAATTCATACTTGTTTTTATCTTTTTAACTGTTAATTAGGTTAAGAGGACGACCAAAATAATAACCTTGAAATTCATCTACACCATATTTTTTTAAGAGTTCAAAAATCTCTTTATTCTCAACATATTCTGCAATTGTTTTAATCTTTAAATCTTGAGCAAATCTAATAATACTATTAACTAAAATTTGAGACTCTTTATCTACTAAAATATTTTTTATAAGTGATCCATCTATCTTTATATAATCTGGTTTGATTTTAAATATATGATTATAATTTGCATACCCACTTCCAAAATCATCTATTGCTATTAAAACACCATATTTTCTTAATCTCTCAATAACTTTTAATAATCTCTCAAAATCTTCTATTGCATCTTGTTCTGTAATTTCTATAACTATTCTTTGAGGCGATTCAAACTCTTTTATAAAATCTATTAACTTATCCATCAATGAATAATTGAAAAAATCATTTGGAAGAAAATTCAAAGAAATTTGTTCTTTTTTATCTCTAAAAAAGGATAAAGTTTGAACAATCATCTCATGTGCTATAGCTATATATTGTCCACTTTTTATGGATAATGACAAAAATTCATCTGGATAAATTATATTTTTTTTATCATCTTGAGAATCAATAATTCTAACTAAAGCTTCATATTTTAAAATTTTACCATTTTGATCTGTAATAGGCTGAAAAAATGGGATAATATTTTTATGTTCTAGTGCATATTTAATAGTTTTTTTCATCTCTAAAATATATTTAGAATTCTTTTTAGTATCAACATTTTTAGAGTATGCAAGATAAGGCAGAGACTTTTCTTTAGCTTTTTTAAGCGCCATTTGAGCCTCTTCAAGAGAATTTTCATGGTCAAAAGAGAGTCCAGAATATATCTCTACTCCCAGACTATCATCTATTGATTTTACAAAAATAACTAAATTATTTATTGTATTGTGAAGTTCATTTAAAACATCTATATATTCTTCTATTTGAAAATTTTCATCTTCTTTAAAAAGCACATATTCATCTGATGAAATTCTATAAACAAAAAAGTTATTCTTAGATGCAAAGTATCTAAACTCTTGTGATACTTGCTTTAAAACCTCATTGCCAACCTCGACACCATAAAGTTCATTTATAAGACTAAACTCTTTTATATTGCTTAGAATAAGAACATTACTATGTGCAAAAGCAAGTTTCTCATTTAAAGCCTGTCTATTTTTAAGACCTGTTAAATTATCCGTATATATCTGCTTAGTAAAATGTTTTAACATAATACTAAAACCTTTATGCAGAACAATAACAAGAATAAGTGCTACAAATATACCTATAACTAAAAGTTGATACATAAAAGATCTATCGTGTTCAACTAATTCTGATATATCAAACCCAACAACCAATAGTCCCAAAGTTTTAGATAGATGATTTTGTAAAGTTATATCCATGTTTACTTTAAAATCAGAAACTTCATTATGATTTGTAAAATATTTTTTTATTTTTTCAGTGCTATCGATAAGAGTGTAGTTTTCATTTATAGAGACATGATTATTTTCTAACATTATGTTTGTAAGTGATTTATCTATTGCTATACCCATCTCTATTTTAAAGATTGAATTTAAATCTTTAATAAAACGCTTAGGAGAGACACCAAGTTCTACACTGCCTACATATTTATTTTTATAAAAAATAGCTTCAGTTGTACGATAAGTCATATCTAATTTACTTACTTCAAAACCGCTAAAAGACCTTTGCATATTATTTGTATCAACAATAAGTTTTCTTTTTTCATTTAGTGAATCACCATAAAAGTTAGGTTTATGTGCGCGATATATAGTTGTTCCATCTTTAGAACGAAATGTTAAGATTCTAATATCTGGATTTATAGCTTTAAAACGATTGTAATATGGAGTAACAATATCTTGCATTTTTTTATAATCAGAATTGGCTACTGCCTCAGATAAACCATCAGCAGATACTATTGCGTTTAGTCTAAATTTTAAAACAGCGTCTTCTTCTTTTAGTTTAACATCAAATAGTTTTTTAGTAGATTTAGTAATATTTTCTAACTGTTGATTTATAGAGTTTTTAAATTGATAATCTAATAATATATATCCACCTATCCACGATGTAAGAAGTATCGCAATAGCTAAGATTAGTGTTTTTTGCTTTGTTCGCTTAGGTATATTCACTATTTCCCATTATTGTTGATTTTGTATTTTCACTTATTGTATCATTTTTACTTTAAACTTTTGTATTTAACCAATCTCGTTTTTGATAAATGTACCAATATATTAGACCTTTAAGAAGCGTTTCTATATTCATAATTATAAATATAACAACAATTCCATAACCCATTTTATAAGCTATATATGATGGTACAACTCTTAAAAACCATAAAGATAAAACATTTATTATTAAAGTTGTTTTTGTAGCACCTGCACCTCTTAAAGCAGCAGAATAAACAAACATTATTGCTAAAGGAATTTGAGCCAAACCAACAAGTATAAGATACTGAGATGCTACTATAATTGTAGCTGCATCTTGAGTGAAAAAAGAGACTAAAAATTCTGGAATAGTTATAAGGACAACACCAACACTTCCCATAAATACATAGGCTATTCTTCCGCTTATTATTCCCATATTGTAAGCTCTATTTTTATTTTTAGCGCCTAAATTTTGTCCAACTAAAGCCATAGCTGCTATTGCAAAACCAAAACCTGGCATAAAAGCTATACCCTCTATGCGAAGTCCTACTTGATAACCAGCAAGACCAGCAGTTGAATACGCAGCAATAATGGAGACAAAAACTAAAAAAGATAAACTAGAGATGCCACGATCAAGCGCTGCACTCCATCCAATGTTCCAAACTCTAATCATATCTTTAATACGAATAATTGGTATAAGGTTTAACTTAGAGCTTGATTTTTTTATAAGGATATAATAAGCGATAACATTAAATAAATAGGCTATTAAAGTAGCATAGGCAGCACCCTCAATGCCATAAGCCTCAAATCCATAGTGACCAAAAATAAAAACATAGTTTAAAAAAGCATTGATAAGCGCTGAAATAAGTTTTATATAGAGTGAACTTGAAGTATCTCCTGCAGCTGAGAGTGCGTTAAACAAAAGATTGTCTATAAATATTACAACTATTCCAAGTGAAAGTATTTTAAAATACATTGAACCTTGAGATATAACACCCTCAGATGCACCCATAAGAGAATAAACCCATTCACTTCCATAATAACCGCCAATGCTCACAAATACTGATAATATAATTGCAAAAATACTCAAACCATAAAGAAGCGCAGATGCACGTCTCTTTCTACCTTGACCTATAAACCTTGATATAAGAGCATTTCCACCTATAACATAAAGTGTCATTAAGACATTTATAACCATCATAAATTGCATACTCATACCAACAGCAGCAAGGGCTGTTACGCTAATCATTCCCACCATTAGCATGTCTATTAGAACTTGTAAAATGTCTACAAGATGCTTTAGTGCTGCAGGAATAGCTATTTTAAATACTTTTCTTGTATCGCTTGATATTAATCTTGAAATAATTGTGCTACCTCTGTCATAGTTTGAATCAACTCATCTTTAGTTTCAAAATGAAGAATTTTTTTATCTTTGACATCTTCTTTTGGAGGTGTAAAATCAAAAACTAAAACATACTCTTTTAGATTTACTTTGTCCTCATTCATCTGGATCCACTCTAAACTCATCTCAGCCACTTCTCCTTGCATCTCAACAACTGCAGCTGGATAAAGTCTTGTAAGTTTAGTTAAATCAATATCTCCGATTTTTGATTTATATACCATTTGTTATATCCTTAATATTTTGAGTTTTTAAAATCCAAGTAAAGTAAATTCCACCTATAACAAAGCCAAATCCAAGAACGAATGTTATAAATTCTAAAGAAAAACCAGCAGTAGCTAAAAAACCAATCATAAATGATGTAAATGCTGCTGAACTTAGAAAAAGCATATCATTGTAAGCTACTATGCGACCATAGTATTTTATTTCTATATTTTTTTGAAGAAGCGTATATGTGTATGACCATAGCGTTGTTGTAAAAAAACCAACAACTACACTAGCTAGAAGTGAAAGATAAAAATCCTTCATCATAAAAGCCCATAACCAAACAGCAAAAGCCTGAGCTATAAAAATATAAACCAGTCTTTTATTATTTATCCAGTTACTTATAAGCATAGG is a window of uncultured Sulfurimonas sp. DNA encoding:
- the ligA gene encoding NAD-dependent DNA ligase LigA, whose amino-acid sequence is MNLQDYKKAVEELNIYSHHYYVLDDPITTDEVYDKLYHKVFEYEQKNQQNILASSPTQRVGDVISSGFTKASHLSRMWSLEDIFDSDGLKKWLKKTYKLDENISFYCEPKFDGASLNLIYEDGKLIQGITRGDGEVGELITQNVKTIRSIPLTIEHFGRIEIRGEVVIFKDEFDKINEARLKSGEAVFANPRNAAAGSLRQLDSSITASRNLVFLPYGVGVDTLEHKLLSEKMAYIYELGFRKPPDSATCKGYEEIESIYEVMKNNRDSYTMMLDGMVIKVNEIASQIDMGYTVKNPRFSVAYKFPAVEKITTIKDIVLQVGRSGVVTPVAQVEPTDIDGVIVERATLHNFDEIDRKDIRLNDKVIILRSGDVIPKIIKVLTQQRDGSEATYTRPTKCPVCDSELLNEGVLLKCQNLECEARVVNSIIYFASKSCLNIDGLGNKIVEALFASGLVKSVVDLFDLTLDKLLSLEGFKDKKSQNLLNSLENAKGSEYWRFINSLGIEHIGEVASKTLSENFGSSFIDASKENIVACEGIGEEMAESILEFVRVNREIILNLQNILKPLEPTKKIEAVENPFKNKTVVLTGTMSESRGVIKERLESLGAKVSGSVSKKTDFLIYGEDAGSKYDKAMSLGVECLSEDEMQSLGLSFNEA
- a CDS encoding EAL domain-containing protein produces the protein MNIPKRTKQKTLILAIAILLTSWIGGYILLDYQFKNSINQQLENITKSTKKLFDVKLKEEDAVLKFRLNAIVSADGLSEAVANSDYKKMQDIVTPYYNRFKAINPDIRILTFRSKDGTTIYRAHKPNFYGDSLNEKRKLIVDTNNMQRSFSGFEVSKLDMTYRTTEAIFYKNKYVGSVELGVSPKRFIKDLNSIFKIEMGIAIDKSLTNIMLENNHVSINENYTLIDSTEKIKKYFTNHNEVSDFKVNMDITLQNHLSKTLGLLVVGFDISELVEHDRSFMYQLLVIGIFVALILVIVLHKGFSIMLKHFTKQIYTDNLTGLKNRQALNEKLAFAHSNVLILSNIKEFSLINELYGVEVGNEVLKQVSQEFRYFASKNNFFVYRISSDEYVLFKEDENFQIEEYIDVLNELHNTINNLVIFVKSIDDSLGVEIYSGLSFDHENSLEEAQMALKKAKEKSLPYLAYSKNVDTKKNSKYILEMKKTIKYALEHKNIIPFFQPITDQNGKILKYEALVRIIDSQDDKKNIIYPDEFLSLSIKSGQYIAIAHEMIVQTLSFFRDKKEQISLNFLPNDFFNYSLMDKLIDFIKEFESPQRIVIEITEQDAIEDFERLLKVIERLRKYGVLIAIDDFGSGYANYNHIFKIKPDYIKIDGSLIKNILVDKESQILVNSIIRFAQDLKIKTIAEYVENKEIFELLKKYGVDEFQGYYFGRPLNLINS
- a CDS encoding MATE family efflux transporter, giving the protein MISRLISSDTRKVFKIAIPAALKHLVDILQVLIDMLMVGMISVTALAAVGMSMQFMMVINVLMTLYVIGGNALISRFIGQGRKRRASALLYGLSIFAIILSVFVSIGGYYGSEWVYSLMGASEGVISQGSMYFKILSLGIVVIFIDNLLFNALSAAGDTSSSLYIKLISALINAFLNYVFIFGHYGFEAYGIEGAAYATLIAYLFNVIAYYILIKKSSSKLNLIPIIRIKDMIRVWNIGWSAALDRGISSLSFLVFVSIIAAYSTAGLAGYQVGLRIEGIAFMPGFGFAIAAMALVGQNLGAKNKNRAYNMGIISGRIAYVFMGSVGVVLITIPEFLVSFFTQDAATIIVASQYLILVGLAQIPLAIMFVYSAALRGAGATKTTLIINVLSLWFLRVVPSYIAYKMGYGIVVIFIIMNIETLLKGLIYWYIYQKRDWLNTKV